One genomic segment of Falco cherrug isolate bFalChe1 chromosome 13, bFalChe1.pri, whole genome shotgun sequence includes these proteins:
- the SNX5 gene encoding sorting nexin-5 isoform X2 — translation MQKLGEGEVSMTKEEFAKMKQELEAEYLAVFKKTVSSHEIFLQRISSHPVLNKDRNFHVFLEYDQDLSVRRKNTKEVFGGFLKSVVKSADEVLFSGVKEVEDFFEQEKTFLINYYNRIKDACAKADKMTRSHKNVADDYIYTSACLNSLALEEPTVIKKYLLKVAELFEKLRKVESRVSSDEDLKLSELLRYYMLNIEAAKDLLYRRTRALVDYENSNKALDKARLKSKDVRLAEAHQQDCCQKFEKISESAKQELMSFKQKRIAAFRKNLIEMAELEIKHAKNNVSLLQSCIDLFKN, via the exons ATGCAGAAACTAGGGGAAGGAGAAGTGTCTATGACAAAAGAAGAGTTTGCCAAAATGAAGCAAGAGCTAGAAGC tgaaTACCTCGCTGTCTTCAAGAAGACTGTATCATCACATGAAATCTTCCTTCAGCGGATTTCTTCTCATCCTGTGCTGAACAAAGATCgcaattttcatgttttcctggAGTATGACCAGGAT CTGAGTGTTCGGAGGAAAAATACGAAAGAGGTGTTtggtggctttttaaaaagtgtggtAAAGAGTGCTGATGAAGTCCTCTTCTCTGGAGTCAAG GAAGTAGAAGACTTTTTTGAGCAAGAGAAGACTTTTCTTATAAACTACTACAACAGAATAAAGGATGCATGTGCAAAAGCAGATAAGATGACAAGATCtcataaaa ATGTTGCAGATGACTATATTTATACTTCAGCTTGCTTGAACAGCCTGGCATTAGAAGAACCTACAGTTATCAAAAA GTACTTGTTGAAAGTTGCTGAGCTGTTTGAGAAACTCAGG AAGGTAGAGAGTAGAGTTTCGTCTGACGAAGACTTAAAGCTCTCAGAACTATTGAGATACTACATGCTCAATATAGAAGCTGCTAAG GATCTTCTGTACAGACGTACAAGGGCTCTTGTTGACTATGAAAACTCAAACAAAGCTCTAGATAAAGCCAGACTGAAGAGCAAGGATGTGAGGCTGGCTGAGGCACATCAACAGGATTGTTGTCAGAAGTTTGAAAAGATTTCTGAATCTGCAAAACAAG AGCTGATGAGCTTCAAACAGAAGAGAATAGCAGCATTCCGCAAAAACCTAATTGAAATGgcagaactggaaataaaacatgcaaag aaCAATGTCTCTCTCCTGCAAAGCTGTATTGACTTGTTCAAGAACTAA